One part of the Phaenicophaeus curvirostris isolate KB17595 chromosome 2, BPBGC_Pcur_1.0, whole genome shotgun sequence genome encodes these proteins:
- the TLR5 gene encoding toll-like receptor 5 has product MLRQQLILVFGISLVSCICARRKCYSEAQLSQYYFCNLTDIPLVPKDTVKLLLSFNYIRQVTATSFPLLEHLLVLEIGTQYVYPVTIGKGAFRNLPNLRVLDLGFNKILELDLDAFVGLASLTVLHLYANYLGDSILEECYFQDLRSLEELDLSGNQITKLEPHPLFYNLTVLKTVNLKSNKISNLCESNLTSFQGKHFLYFSLSFNHLYKTDEAVWAKCPNPFRNITFISLDLSENGWSTEKVQYFCTAIKGTQIGSLIFSSHTMGSGFGFNNLKNPDNDTFVGLARSDLHLLDISDGYIFSLNSLIFQSLGNLELLNLFKNKINQIQRQAFFGLGNLKILNLSSNLLGEMYDYTFEGLHSVMYIDLQQNHIGMIGEKSFSNLVSLKIIDLRDNAIKKLPSFPHLTSVYLGDNKITSVDGTAIAATYFELERNWLANLGDLYILFQVPDLQYIFLKQNRLSYCEKSNNFTGNNQLIYMDLGENMLQLVWERDLCLDVFRALSKLQVLHLNNNYLRALPQEIFRGLTSLKRLNLASNLLSHLSPGLFPQSLENLNLSRNQLFSPEPEVFMTLSILDITHNKYVCDCTLRSLLVWLNGTNVTLAGSQSDRYCVYPPAFAGVPLSSLIYDDCDEDELQQALRFSVFIFTSATLLMFLLAVIIFTRCRGICFVWYKTITKKVIDSHPQAADRSEYRYDAYLCYSKNDFEWVQNSLLKHLDSQYFDKNRFTLCFEERDFLPGEEHINNIRDAIWNSRKTICIVTRQFLKDGWCVEAFNFAQSRYFCDLKDVLIMVVVGSLSQYQLMKHKPIQNFLQRSRYLRWPEDYQDVDWFLNNLSCQILKEKKVQREASAVELQTVAAVSR; this is encoded by the coding sequence ATGTTACGTCAACAGCTAATACTTGTCTTTGGAATATCACTAGTTAGTTGTATATGTGCACGTAGAAAATGTTATTCagaagcccaactctcccagtATTATTTCTGCAACCTCACGGATATTCCACTTGTCCCAAAGGATACAGTAAAGCTTTTGCTAAGTTTCAACTATATCAGACAAGTGACTGCAACTTCATTTCCACTGCTGGAGCACTTGTTGGTGTTGGAAATTGGAACGCAATATGTATATCCTGTTACCATAGGAAAAGGAGCTTTCAGGAACCTGCCAAACCTTCGTGTCTTAGACTTGGGATTCAATAAGATTCTTGAACTCGATCTTGATGCTTTTGTGGGCTTGGCAAGTCTGACTGTACTCCATCTGTATGCAAACTACCTTGGAGATTCCATCTTGGAGGAGTGTTACTTTCAAGATCTGAGATCATTAGAAGAATTGGATCTTTCAGGGAACCAAATCACAAAGCTTGAGCCTCATCCCTTATTTTATAATCTAACAGTCTTGAAAACTGTGAACCTGAAATCCAACAAGATATCCAACCTGTGTGAAAGCAATCTCACCAGCTTCCaaggaaaacactttttatATTTTAGCCTCAGTTTTAATCATTTGTACAAGACAGATGAAGCTGTCTGGGCCAAATGCCCAAATCCTTTCAGAAATATTACGTTTATCTCACTAGATCTTAGTGAAAATGGTTGGAGCACAGAGAAAGTCCAGTATTTCTGTACAGCCATTAAAGGGACTCAAATCGGATCTTTAATATTTAGCTCTCATACAATGGGTTCAGGATTTGGCTTTAATAACTTAAAAAATCCAGATAATGATACATTTGTGGGACTAGCAAGAAGCGATCTTCATTTGCTTGATATCTCAGATGGTTACATTTTCTCTCTCAATTCATTAATCTTTCAAAGCCTTGGTAATCTGGAATTGCTAAACCTTTTCAAAAACAAGATAAATCAAATCCAAAGGCAAGCATTTTTTGGCTTGGGAAACCTAAAAATTCTTAATCTCTCAAGTAATCTTTTAGGTGAGATGTACGATTATACTTTTGAGGGTCTACATAGTGTAATGTATATTGATTTACAGCAAAATCATATTGGGATGATTGGTGAAAAGTCATTCAGTAACTTAGTTAGTCTGAAAATAATTGATCTCCGAGACAATGCCATTAAAAAACTCCCTTCCTTTCCACATCTGACCTCTGTTTATTTAGGTGACAATAAGATAACGTCTGTAGATGGTACAGCAATAGCAGCAACATATTTtgaattagaaagaaattgGTTGGCAAACCTAGGTGACCTGTATATTCTTTTCCAAGTTCCAGATTTGCAGTATATCTTCTTAAAACAGAACCGCTTGTCTTACTGTGAGAAAAGTAATAACTTTACAGGAAACAATCAGTTAATCTATATGGATCTAGGTGAAAATATGTTGCAGCTTGTGTGGGAGAGAGATTTATGTTTGGATGTGTTCAGGGCACTGTCCAAACTTCAGGTTCTACATCTGAATAACAACTACCTTAGAGCTCTTCCGCAGGAGATTTTTAGAGGTCTAACATCTCTAAAAAGACTTAATCTAGCTTCCAACCTATTGTCTCATCTTTCTCCTGGGCTTTTTCCACAAAGCCTGGAAAACTTAAACTTATCTAGAAACcagcttttttcccctgagcCTGAAGTATTTATGACTTTGAGTATTCTGGATATTACACATAATAAGTATGTCTGTGATTGTACTTTGAGGAGTTTACTAGTGTGGCTAAATGGAACCAATGTAACCCTAGCTGGCTCACAGTCTGACAGGTACTGTGTATACCCACCTGCATTTGCAGGGGTGCCACTGTCATCTCTGATCTATGATGATTGTGATGAAGATGAACTCCAGCAGGCACTCAGGTTCTCAGTATTCATCTTCACCTCTGCCACTCTTCTAATGTTTCTGTTGGCAGTCATCATTTTCACTCGCTGCCGGGGGATTTGTTTTGTCTGGTATAAAACTATCACAAAAAAAGTGATAGACAGCCATCCACAAGCAGCAGATAGAAGTGAATACAGATATGATGCGTATCTGTGCTACAGCAAAAATGACTTTGAATGGGTCCAGAATTCTTTGCTAAAACATCTGGACTCGCAGTATTTTGATAAAAACCGGTTTACCTTGTGCTTTGAGGAAAGAGATTTCTTGCCTGGGGAAGAACATATCAACAATATTCGTGATGCCATTtggaacagcagaaaaacaatttGCATTGTGACCAGACAGTTTCTCAAAGATGGCTGGTGTGTTGAAGCCTTTAATTTTGCCCAGAGCCGGTACTTCTGTGATCTAAAAGATGTCCTCATTATGGTAGTGGTTGGGTCACTTTCTCAATATCAACTGATGAAACATAAACCAATTCAAAACTTTTTACAAAGGAGTCGATATTTGCGGTGGCCTGAAGATTACCAGGATGTAGACTGGTTTTTAAATAACCTTTCTTGCCaaattctgaaggaaaaaaaagtgcaaagggAAGCCAGTGCTGTAGAGCTGCAAACTGTAGCAGCGGTCTCGCGTTGA